The Ciceribacter thiooxidans genome window below encodes:
- a CDS encoding N-acyl-D-amino-acid deacylase family protein, producing MTDRTLIRSVRIIDGTGSPWYRGDVLIDEGHISRIGTDFPREAADIVVEGADRYLAPGFIDAHCHDDLIFLREPDRPEKAFQGVTSIVVGNCSFSLYPAVDTSRENLRRHFSGLLGHTEDREIFDDLQSYRERLEGQGIALNLVSLVGHAALRLAILGHDRRHASESEINTMCAMLDVQLSQGAAGLSLGLVYPPSAFGDMTEMVALAGVVRRHGKVLAAHIRAYEAGLLPAMEEFADILRLSGAAGLLSHLQSAGRPNWGQIPVALDRLEAMRQEGVDISFDMYPYPAGSTWILQLLPPATMDGGLEALKKRLEDESFRELLRRWVNQGGPEFDSQSKVSLIGWENVQLSAIGIDALKNFEGLDMQAAAERVSVEPFDLMLRFILEDDGQTGIILFQLDEDDLKCACCHRLYMAGSDGLPRPGSRPHPRAFGTFPRIAGPLRRDRKWFGIEDAVRRMTSVAAQRFSLLDRGVVRPRMAADLVLFSDDIADRATFERSTEMATGISHLWVNGRAVVADGRLTGIRPGRVI from the coding sequence ATGACTGATCGGACGCTAATCCGAAGTGTTCGCATTATCGATGGAACCGGTTCGCCGTGGTATCGTGGAGATGTGCTGATCGATGAGGGTCACATCTCGCGAATCGGGACGGACTTTCCACGAGAAGCGGCGGACATCGTCGTCGAAGGCGCGGATCGCTATCTCGCGCCTGGCTTCATCGATGCCCACTGCCACGACGACCTTATATTCCTGCGCGAGCCGGACCGGCCGGAAAAGGCCTTCCAGGGTGTCACCAGCATTGTCGTGGGAAACTGTTCCTTCTCGCTCTATCCGGCCGTCGATACGTCACGGGAGAACCTGCGACGGCACTTTTCGGGACTGCTCGGCCACACCGAAGACCGCGAGATCTTCGATGATCTGCAGTCCTATCGCGAGCGACTGGAAGGTCAGGGAATTGCCCTCAATCTCGTGTCCCTTGTCGGCCACGCAGCTTTGCGCCTAGCGATTTTGGGGCACGATCGCAGGCACGCGAGCGAAAGCGAGATCAACACGATGTGTGCGATGCTAGACGTCCAGCTCTCGCAAGGCGCGGCGGGTCTGTCTCTCGGACTCGTTTATCCCCCGAGCGCATTCGGCGACATGACTGAGATGGTAGCGCTCGCCGGCGTCGTCCGCCGCCACGGCAAGGTCCTCGCAGCCCATATCCGCGCCTATGAGGCGGGACTGCTTCCGGCAATGGAGGAGTTCGCCGACATTCTGCGTCTGTCGGGGGCCGCTGGGCTCCTCTCGCACCTTCAGTCGGCGGGACGGCCCAATTGGGGCCAAATCCCGGTTGCTCTGGACAGGCTGGAGGCCATGCGCCAGGAGGGCGTCGACATCAGTTTCGACATGTATCCCTATCCGGCGGGCAGCACCTGGATCCTGCAATTGCTGCCGCCGGCCACGATGGATGGCGGCCTCGAAGCCCTCAAGAAGCGGCTCGAAGATGAGTCCTTCCGGGAACTCCTGCGGCGCTGGGTCAATCAGGGAGGCCCGGAATTCGACAGCCAGAGCAAGGTGTCCCTGATCGGGTGGGAAAACGTACAACTTTCAGCGATCGGCATCGACGCGTTGAAAAACTTCGAGGGACTGGACATGCAAGCCGCGGCGGAGCGGGTTTCTGTTGAGCCGTTCGACCTCATGCTCCGTTTCATTCTGGAGGATGATGGCCAAACAGGCATCATCCTGTTCCAGCTCGACGAGGACGACCTGAAATGCGCCTGTTGCCATCGCCTTTACATGGCGGGCTCGGATGGCTTGCCACGCCCGGGATCCAGGCCTCATCCGCGGGCGTTCGGGACTTTTCCGCGCATTGCGGGGCCGCTTCGGCGGGACAGGAAATGGTTCGGGATCGAGGATGCCGTTCGGAGGATGACATCGGTTGCCGCCCAGCGATTTTCGCTGCTGGATCGCGGCGTCGTCCGGCCCCGCATGGCAGCCGATCTGGTGCTGTTTTCCGATGACATCGCCGATCGCGCGACCTTTGAGCGATCGACGGAAATGGCCACCGGTATTTCCCATCTCTGGGTCAACGGAAGGGCGGTCGTTGCCGACGGGAGGCTGACGGGAATCCGTCCTGGCCGCGTGATCTGA
- a CDS encoding ArsR/SmtB family transcription factor: protein MIIEEAASQLEALGNPSRLNIYRVLVRAGRDGIAVGHLQERIGIPASTLSHHLKRLVEAGLASQERQATTLICRADYPTMQSLIGFLVDECCADEKCCGEQEEEVV from the coding sequence ATGATTATCGAAGAAGCAGCATCACAACTGGAGGCGCTGGGAAATCCCTCCCGGTTGAATATCTACCGGGTGCTCGTGAGGGCGGGGCGCGACGGCATCGCCGTCGGTCATCTCCAGGAGCGCATCGGCATCCCGGCGTCGACCTTGTCCCACCACCTCAAACGGCTGGTGGAGGCGGGTCTCGCATCACAGGAGAGACAAGCGACGACGTTGATCTGCCGGGCAGACTATCCGACCATGCAGTCGCTGATCGGCTTTCTCGTGGATGAGTGCTGCGCGGACGAGAAATGTTGCGGCGAGCAGGAGGAAGAGGTGGTGTGA
- a CDS encoding FAD-dependent oxidoreductase, which yields MSARSELPVAVVGAGPVGLATAARLVERGIEPIVFEKGGSVGASLLEWGHVRVFSPWRYNIDDAARRLLEAEGWKAPNPDALPNGKEIIENYLVPLSRVAPIRRAVRLRATVTAVTRKGLDKAASRGRDTAAFVVRYLDGGIEREVDVRAVIDASGTWNQPNPMGVDGLAVAGERQTTRISYGIPDVTGMRRGTFAGKRTLVVGSGHSAINTALALMELQQSDPETEIFWALRQSGVDRLLGGGLNDQLPERGALGLAAKKAMDEGKLSMLTGFAARAVQEDGEQVTVLAAAGGREIRLVVDNVVVATGFRPAFDFLRELRIGIDPAIEAPPALAPLIDPNLHSCGTVPPHGVEELSHPEKDFYIVGMKSYGRAPTFLMKTGYEQARSVVAEIAGDHEAARRVELVLPETGVCSAGVKSAVSSGCCGGPSTTREDACCEADTVAKDEGKAGCGCGAKAPTERAVERL from the coding sequence ATGTCTGCCAGATCAGAACTTCCCGTGGCGGTCGTAGGTGCGGGGCCGGTCGGGCTTGCGACGGCCGCACGCCTCGTTGAACGCGGCATCGAGCCCATTGTCTTCGAGAAGGGCGGTTCCGTTGGCGCTTCTCTGCTGGAATGGGGGCACGTCCGTGTCTTCTCGCCCTGGCGATACAATATCGATGACGCCGCACGCCGCCTCCTCGAGGCCGAAGGCTGGAAAGCCCCAAATCCAGACGCTCTGCCGAATGGAAAGGAGATCATCGAGAACTATCTGGTGCCTTTGTCGAGGGTCGCTCCAATCCGCCGGGCCGTCAGGCTGCGCGCGACGGTGACGGCAGTGACTCGGAAGGGATTGGACAAGGCGGCTTCGCGAGGGCGGGATACGGCGGCATTCGTTGTGCGATACCTCGACGGTGGCATCGAGCGGGAGGTGGATGTGCGCGCCGTCATCGACGCCTCCGGCACGTGGAACCAGCCGAACCCGATGGGCGTGGATGGGCTCGCGGTCGCGGGCGAGCGCCAGACGACCAGGATCTCCTACGGTATTCCGGACGTCACCGGGATGCGCCGCGGCACGTTCGCGGGAAAACGGACCCTCGTCGTCGGCAGCGGCCACTCGGCGATCAACACGGCCCTCGCGCTCATGGAGCTGCAGCAATCCGATCCGGAGACGGAGATTTTCTGGGCGCTCCGCCAGAGTGGCGTCGACCGTCTGCTCGGCGGGGGCCTGAACGATCAGCTCCCCGAACGCGGCGCGCTCGGCCTTGCCGCGAAGAAGGCCATGGACGAGGGCAAGCTCAGTATGCTGACGGGGTTTGCCGCCCGTGCCGTCCAGGAGGACGGGGAGCAGGTGACGGTGCTTGCGGCTGCCGGCGGACGGGAGATCCGCTTAGTCGTTGACAACGTCGTGGTGGCGACGGGATTCCGGCCGGCCTTCGACTTCCTTCGCGAACTCCGCATCGGGATTGATCCCGCGATCGAGGCGCCGCCAGCGCTGGCTCCGCTCATCGACCCGAACCTGCATTCGTGCGGCACCGTCCCTCCGCATGGCGTGGAAGAGCTTTCCCATCCCGAAAAGGACTTCTACATTGTCGGCATGAAGTCGTACGGACGCGCGCCCACGTTCCTGATGAAGACCGGCTACGAGCAGGCCCGCTCTGTCGTCGCGGAGATCGCTGGCGACCACGAGGCAGCCCGGCGGGTGGAACTGGTACTTCCAGAAACAGGCGTCTGTTCCGCCGGCGTCAAGTCGGCCGTGTCGTCCGGCTGCTGCGGCGGGCCGTCGACCACACGTGAGGACGCATGCTGCGAGGCGGACACTGTGGCGAAGGACGAAGGCAAAGCAGGCTGCGGCTGCGGTGCGAAGGCCCCGACGGAAAGGGCGGTCGAGAGATTGTGA
- a CDS encoding MFS transporter, producing the protein MKSSEARLPVRALAGLGATQIIGYGTLYYCLSILVPDIARDLAVSEQEVYGMFSVALLVGAFAAPMSGRLADRWGAGRVMATGSCGAALTLVLAALSTGPATFALALTMMQVVSAGVLYSTAFTAIVQAGDGGRRRPSCISR; encoded by the coding sequence GTGAAGTCGTCCGAAGCAAGACTGCCGGTCCGGGCGCTTGCCGGGCTGGGTGCCACGCAGATCATCGGCTACGGCACGCTCTATTATTGCCTGAGCATTCTCGTGCCCGACATCGCGCGCGACCTCGCGGTGTCGGAGCAGGAGGTCTATGGAATGTTCTCCGTCGCCCTGCTCGTCGGGGCCTTCGCTGCGCCCATGTCCGGCAGGCTTGCGGACCGGTGGGGTGCCGGAAGGGTGATGGCCACCGGCTCCTGCGGCGCGGCGCTCACCCTGGTCCTTGCCGCGCTTTCGACAGGACCCGCGACCTTCGCGCTTGCGCTGACGATGATGCAGGTCGTCTCCGCAGGCGTCCTCTATTCCACCGCCTTCACGGCGATCGTGCAGGCGGGGGACGGCGGGCGCAGACGTCCATCGTGCATCTCACGCTGA
- the phnF gene encoding phosphonate metabolism transcriptional regulator PhnF codes for MDISKNPVWRDRELPVWRQIEADLEVDVQTGVYDAGERLPSEHELTAKYGVNRHTVRQALASLAQKGIVKAHQGKGVFVADEPFEYRLDRNAKWSEVEKRFDGGRGGRLLDSYEQPANQAIARTLKLEVGTPLVVTETLRTVGPGIATYGYHMFAKQRFDGIAAAFGETASFTQALARFGVDAFFRASTWIDCRMPRPREAAALGVSVSLPVMIMTYVDTDSAGTPILYGHGVFPKRTMRIRIDT; via the coding sequence ATGGACATTTCGAAAAATCCCGTCTGGCGGGACCGGGAACTGCCGGTATGGCGGCAAATCGAGGCGGATCTGGAGGTCGATGTACAGACGGGCGTGTATGACGCCGGCGAACGGCTGCCGAGCGAGCATGAACTGACGGCAAAGTACGGCGTTAATCGTCATACGGTGCGGCAGGCGCTTGCCAGCCTCGCGCAGAAGGGCATCGTCAAGGCGCATCAAGGTAAAGGCGTCTTCGTCGCCGACGAGCCGTTCGAATATAGGCTCGACCGAAACGCCAAGTGGAGCGAAGTGGAGAAGCGCTTCGACGGCGGACGTGGCGGACGCCTGCTCGACAGCTACGAGCAGCCGGCCAATCAGGCGATCGCCCGCACCCTGAAGCTGGAGGTCGGCACGCCGCTGGTTGTGACCGAGACCTTGCGCACGGTTGGCCCCGGCATCGCCACCTACGGCTATCACATGTTCGCCAAGCAGCGGTTCGACGGGATCGCCGCGGCCTTCGGCGAGACTGCGAGCTTCACGCAGGCGCTGGCCAGGTTCGGCGTCGATGCCTTCTTCCGCGCATCGACGTGGATCGACTGCCGCATGCCGCGACCGCGCGAGGCCGCGGCACTCGGTGTCTCAGTTTCCCTTCCGGTCATGATCATGACCTATGTCGACACTGACAGCGCCGGCACCCCCATCCTCTATGGCCACGGCGTGTTCCCGAAGCGAACGATGCGGATCAGGATCGACACTTGA
- a CDS encoding ABC transporter permease has product MLEFVVSRVLRTGLTVAVIVTAVFFATRLSGNAIDFLAGEGLGAKDRQLLIEYYGLDGSYGEQFVRYLASLADGNFGLSLIERRPVAQIFAERVWPSLQLMIGAVGLTLLVSVPAGIAAAIYRNSWIGNAIMGGAFFGYAIPNFVLAILLLLVFSFWLGWLPSTGNSTWLHFVMPVTALSTFYIAGMTRFIRNAMLDVLNQEYLRTARAKGLPERVVILKHALRNANITILSVLGLQIAGLVAAGSVVIETVFSWRGIGELLVSSAIRRDYPVLQFGVLAVALAVIVINLLVDLAYGLADPRVRLGRNA; this is encoded by the coding sequence ATGCTCGAATTCGTCGTCAGCAGAGTGTTGCGTACAGGCCTGACCGTCGCCGTCATCGTTACGGCGGTGTTCTTTGCCACCCGGCTCTCCGGCAATGCAATCGACTTTCTCGCCGGCGAAGGGCTCGGCGCGAAGGATCGCCAGTTGCTGATCGAATACTATGGGCTCGACGGATCCTACGGCGAACAGTTCGTCCGCTATCTGGCTTCGTTGGCCGACGGCAATTTCGGCCTATCGCTGATCGAGCGGCGTCCAGTGGCACAGATCTTCGCCGAGCGCGTATGGCCATCGCTCCAGCTCATGATCGGCGCAGTGGGGCTGACGCTGTTGGTCTCCGTGCCTGCGGGCATAGCCGCCGCGATCTACCGCAATTCCTGGATCGGAAATGCGATCATGGGTGGTGCCTTCTTCGGCTACGCCATTCCCAATTTCGTCCTGGCGATACTGTTGTTGCTTGTCTTCTCCTTTTGGTTGGGCTGGTTGCCCTCGACCGGCAACTCCACCTGGCTGCATTTCGTCATGCCGGTCACCGCGCTTTCGACCTTCTACATCGCCGGTATGACCCGCTTCATCCGAAACGCCATGCTGGACGTGCTGAACCAGGAATATCTGCGTACTGCGCGGGCAAAAGGGCTGCCGGAGCGGGTTGTCATCCTCAAGCATGCGCTTCGCAACGCCAACATTACCATCCTCTCGGTGCTGGGTCTGCAGATTGCCGGTCTGGTGGCAGCCGGCAGCGTCGTCATCGAGACGGTGTTCTCCTGGCGTGGCATTGGAGAACTTCTGGTCTCCTCGGCCATTCGCCGGGACTATCCGGTTCTGCAGTTCGGCGTGCTTGCCGTCGCCCTCGCCGTCATCGTCATCAACCTGCTGGTCGACCTCGCATACGGCCTTGCAGATCCGAGGGTACGCCTCGGAAGGAACGCTTGA
- a CDS encoding ABC transporter permease, with protein MSDTTIDTLPEVTCSPLSGRLRWLAMARRAWMGLDWPMRLVMLCAVLLVLAALGASLISPFEPNAQSLLSRLKPPIGFAGAKAGHFLGTDELGRDVLSRCLHGLQMTLSIALSGAIIGMLIGGTLGLLAGAVGGRIDALVMALVDIQIAVPFTLVALLAVAVFGSDIQVLIVVLGIAYWEQYARIIRGEVLKLREMPFIEASRAAGASSFRIAFRHIVPNVISPLVVMFTLNFSNIVLLESSLSFLGLGLRPPTATLGSMVGIGRDYMHTAPWIVAAPALLILLITFVVQMLGDRLRDRMDVRLRDR; from the coding sequence ATGTCCGATACCACGATCGACACCCTTCCAGAGGTGACGTGCTCGCCCCTTTCAGGACGCCTTCGATGGCTGGCCATGGCGCGGCGCGCCTGGATGGGGCTGGACTGGCCGATGCGGCTCGTCATGCTTTGCGCGGTCCTGCTGGTGCTTGCCGCCCTTGGAGCGTCCCTGATCTCGCCGTTCGAGCCGAATGCGCAAAGCCTGTTGTCACGGTTGAAGCCGCCGATCGGTTTTGCCGGCGCCAAGGCCGGGCATTTCCTGGGTACCGACGAACTTGGCCGCGACGTGCTGTCGCGCTGTCTCCACGGTCTGCAGATGACGCTCTCGATTGCACTGTCCGGCGCGATCATCGGCATGCTGATCGGGGGCACGCTCGGCCTTCTAGCGGGTGCTGTCGGCGGTAGGATCGATGCCTTGGTGATGGCGCTCGTCGACATTCAGATTGCGGTTCCGTTCACCCTCGTCGCTCTTCTGGCGGTCGCCGTCTTCGGCAGCGACATCCAGGTTCTGATCGTTGTGCTCGGCATCGCATACTGGGAGCAGTACGCGCGGATCATCCGGGGCGAAGTGTTGAAGCTGCGCGAGATGCCGTTCATCGAAGCGTCGCGGGCGGCGGGCGCCTCGTCGTTCCGGATCGCCTTCCGCCACATTGTTCCCAACGTCATCTCGCCGCTCGTCGTGATGTTCACGCTGAACTTCTCGAACATCGTGTTGCTGGAATCGAGCCTCTCCTTCCTCGGGCTTGGCCTAAGGCCGCCGACCGCAACGCTCGGCTCCATGGTCGGTATCGGCCGCGACTACATGCACACCGCACCGTGGATCGTCGCAGCGCCGGCTCTGCTGATCCTGCTGATCACCTTCGTGGTGCAGATGCTCGGAGACCGGCTGCGCGATCGTATGGACGTGCGCCTGCGGGACCGCTGA
- a CDS encoding ABC transporter substrate-binding protein yields the protein MKTRMIITSTLLALTSGSALSAELTVGSANMPPYLDPGRDHSNVGSQFYYNSFDVLIDKDAESAETKFRPGLATEWKLVEPTVMELKLREGVVFQNGDPMTADDVIFSLNRMLQPTFKPYVVRAKDRLGNFDRAEKVDDHTIRIVAKRPEPLWETLINMQQLMIIPEKYTKALTGDPNAAEDSDYEAFSLAPIGTGPYKIAQFVPGEKLVWERHEAFWGDKAPFDKVTVSYVPEMASRITALKNKEVDIITNVPPDQLATIESNSNLKVASDVTPLFHILIFNTQNEVMKDPKFRQAISYAVDRDTLNEALWLGKAVVPSTHTYKQFGELYMPELKTFEYDLEKAKKLLAESSYKGEEIRMDTSAVYYTNGLLAMQAIAEMWNAIGIKTRINVDDKWTGGDPTMMVRNWSNPMYFADPFGSFGVMWAPEGPSEGEGRFKTDEAYATTWEKFRFSEKVEDRKAAYVELMDRIKQDPPMLVLYQPYESWAMQKDVQWGPKPGHIPYVLDFRAGSISVASN from the coding sequence ATGAAGACCAGGATGATCATCACTTCGACACTGCTCGCGCTGACCAGCGGCAGTGCCCTTTCCGCCGAACTGACGGTGGGATCGGCCAACATGCCGCCCTATCTCGACCCCGGCCGCGACCACTCGAACGTCGGATCGCAATTCTACTACAACAGCTTCGACGTGCTGATCGACAAGGATGCCGAATCGGCCGAGACGAAGTTCCGGCCGGGTCTTGCGACTGAATGGAAGCTCGTCGAGCCGACCGTCATGGAACTGAAGCTGCGCGAGGGCGTCGTTTTCCAGAACGGCGATCCGATGACGGCCGACGACGTCATCTTCTCGCTGAACCGCATGCTGCAGCCGACCTTCAAGCCCTATGTCGTGCGCGCCAAGGACCGTCTCGGCAATTTCGACCGCGCCGAGAAGGTCGATGACCACACGATCCGCATCGTCGCCAAGCGCCCCGAGCCGCTTTGGGAAACGCTGATCAACATGCAGCAACTGATGATCATTCCGGAGAAATATACCAAGGCGCTCACCGGTGACCCGAACGCCGCCGAGGATTCCGACTACGAGGCCTTCTCGCTGGCTCCGATCGGCACGGGTCCCTACAAGATCGCGCAGTTCGTGCCGGGCGAAAAGCTCGTCTGGGAACGTCACGAGGCCTTCTGGGGCGACAAGGCCCCCTTCGACAAGGTGACCGTCTCCTACGTGCCGGAAATGGCGAGCCGCATAACGGCGCTGAAGAACAAGGAAGTCGACATCATCACCAACGTGCCGCCGGACCAGCTCGCAACCATCGAGTCCAACAGCAATCTGAAGGTCGCGAGCGACGTCACGCCCCTGTTCCACATCCTGATCTTCAACACCCAGAACGAGGTGATGAAGGATCCGAAGTTCCGCCAGGCGATCAGCTATGCGGTGGACCGCGACACGCTCAACGAGGCGCTGTGGCTCGGCAAGGCCGTGGTTCCTTCGACCCACACCTACAAGCAGTTCGGCGAACTCTACATGCCGGAATTGAAGACCTTCGAGTACGATCTGGAGAAGGCCAAGAAACTGCTGGCCGAATCCTCCTACAAGGGCGAGGAGATCCGGATGGACACCTCGGCCGTCTATTATACCAATGGTCTGCTCGCCATGCAGGCAATCGCCGAGATGTGGAACGCAATCGGCATCAAGACCCGCATCAATGTCGATGACAAGTGGACGGGCGGCGATCCGACCATGATGGTGCGCAACTGGTCTAACCCAATGTATTTTGCCGACCCCTTCGGTTCGTTCGGCGTCATGTGGGCACCCGAAGGACCGTCGGAAGGCGAGGGCCGCTTCAAGACCGACGAAGCCTATGCCACGACCTGGGAGAAGTTCCGCTTCTCTGAGAAGGTGGAAGACCGCAAGGCCGCCTATGTCGAGCTGATGGACCGGATCAAGCAGGATCCTCCGATGCTGGTGCTCTATCAGCCATACGAGTCCTGGGCGATGCAGAAGGACGTTCAGTGGGGTCCCAAGCCGGGTCATATCCCATATGTGCTCGACTTCCGCGCCGGCTCCATCTCGGTCGCTTCCAACTAA
- a CDS encoding metallophosphoesterase family protein — MATTRLCIVTDIHHGKDNFTKKGTSALRLLEEFTGFVDRTKPDVVIDMGDRISDCDKETDKRLEQDVAEIFAGVNTPRFHICGNHDRDYLSVDENAAILGQDLSSATVDIGDWTLVIWRADAKIHRPGGFILPEADLLWLAGVVRNATRPLAIFSHVPVSGHSQAGNYYFQRNPEASTYPAGAERVRAILAGARVPVACFAGHVHWNTMTMVNGQPHFTLQSLTETFTTHPEPAGSYALLELSDRIDWTVFGKDSMRVSLDAAETARHWIEPLPPFHEHPEIRLRHLQQAAE; from the coding sequence ATGGCCACTACGCGCCTCTGCATCGTCACCGACATTCATCACGGCAAGGACAACTTCACTAAGAAAGGCACCTCTGCGCTCCGTCTCCTCGAGGAGTTCACGGGTTTCGTCGACCGGACGAAGCCGGATGTCGTCATCGACATGGGCGACCGGATTTCCGATTGTGACAAGGAGACGGACAAGCGACTGGAACAGGACGTCGCCGAAATCTTCGCCGGTGTGAACACGCCGCGTTTCCACATCTGTGGCAATCACGACCGCGACTATCTGAGCGTGGACGAAAACGCCGCCATCCTCGGCCAGGATCTTTCCAGCGCCACGGTCGACATCGGTGACTGGACCCTGGTCATCTGGCGGGCGGATGCCAAGATCCATCGGCCGGGCGGTTTCATCCTGCCGGAGGCGGATCTGCTGTGGCTCGCCGGCGTCGTGCGCAACGCCACGCGCCCGCTCGCAATCTTCAGCCATGTCCCGGTTTCGGGCCATTCCCAGGCCGGAAACTACTACTTCCAGCGCAATCCCGAGGCCTCGACCTATCCGGCGGGAGCCGAGCGCGTCCGCGCAATTCTCGCCGGCGCCCGCGTGCCGGTTGCCTGTTTTGCCGGTCATGTGCACTGGAACACGATGACCATGGTCAACGGCCAGCCGCATTTCACCCTGCAATCGCTGACCGAGACCTTCACCACGCATCCGGAACCGGCCGGCTCCTATGCTCTTCTCGAGCTTTCGGACCGGATCGACTGGACGGTGTTCGGCAAGGATTCGATGCGCGTTTCGCTCGACGCCGCGGAGACGGCTCGTCACTGGATCGAACCGCTTCCGCCCTTCCACGAGCATCCGGAAATCCGACTTCGCCATCTCCAGCAGGCGGCCGAATAG
- a CDS encoding DUF6064 family protein → MLPFTIEQFLAVFAAYNAAIWPAQIVAYLVGAMAVALICSKSGWSDRVIAFALALMWLWTGIAYHGIFFSAINRPAYLFGALFALQGFYFVFAGVVRSRIAFSARDDLAGWIGYAFIAYAMVIYPLLGVATGHSWPAMPMFGVTPCPVTIFTFGMLLLATGFSRWLLAIPVIWSVIGGSAAFLLGVQQDWLLLISGAITIGALMQQRRPTA, encoded by the coding sequence ATGCTTCCTTTCACCATCGAACAGTTCCTTGCAGTCTTCGCCGCCTATAACGCCGCGATTTGGCCAGCGCAAATCGTTGCCTATCTGGTTGGTGCGATGGCCGTCGCGCTCATTTGTTCGAAATCGGGCTGGTCCGACCGGGTGATCGCGTTTGCTCTTGCGCTGATGTGGCTTTGGACGGGCATCGCCTATCACGGCATCTTCTTCTCCGCGATCAACAGGCCAGCCTATCTGTTCGGTGCCCTGTTTGCGCTGCAGGGGTTCTACTTCGTCTTCGCCGGTGTTGTCCGATCGAGGATAGCATTTTCCGCCCGCGACGACCTCGCCGGATGGATCGGCTACGCATTCATTGCCTACGCGATGGTGATCTACCCGCTTCTTGGCGTCGCGACAGGACATTCATGGCCGGCAATGCCGATGTTCGGTGTCACGCCGTGCCCGGTCACGATCTTCACATTCGGAATGTTGCTGCTCGCAACGGGATTTTCGCGCTGGTTGCTTGCCATCCCTGTGATCTGGTCGGTGATCGGCGGTTCGGCCGCCTTCCTGCTCGGGGTGCAGCAGGACTGGCTCCTCCTGATAAGTGGCGCGATTACGATTGGCGCCTTGATGCAGCAGCGGCGCCCGACGGCTTGA